A stretch of Streptomyces vietnamensis DNA encodes these proteins:
- a CDS encoding RDD family protein: MDNRQALGSWLSGPRAAAEDAGVDFGYRGEQLGLPEEGPGSIARPGRRLGALAVDWALCMLIAYGLITDGYNQATGNWALLILFVLGVLTVGTVGSTPGKRIFGLRVVSANGGRLGLFRVALRSLLVCLAIPALIWDRDGRGLHDRLSGAVQVRI; this comes from the coding sequence GTGGACAACAGGCAAGCACTCGGATCTTGGCTCTCCGGCCCCCGCGCGGCGGCCGAGGACGCAGGCGTCGACTTCGGCTACCGCGGTGAGCAGCTCGGGCTGCCCGAGGAGGGCCCCGGCTCGATCGCCCGCCCCGGGCGGCGCCTCGGCGCCCTCGCCGTCGACTGGGCCCTCTGCATGCTGATCGCATACGGCTTGATCACCGACGGCTACAACCAGGCGACGGGCAACTGGGCCCTGCTCATCCTGTTCGTCCTGGGCGTCCTGACGGTCGGCACCGTCGGTTCGACGCCCGGCAAGCGGATCTTCGGCCTGCGGGTCGTCTCCGCGAACGGCGGACGCCTCGGCCTGTTCCGCGTGGCGCTGCGCTCCCTGCTCGTCTGCCTGGCGATCCCGGCCCTCATCTGGGACCGCGACGGCCGCGGCCTCCACGACCGCCTCTCCGGCGCCGTCCAGGTCCGCATCTGA
- the glnA gene encoding type I glutamate--ammonia ligase: MSQNGFQNADEVQKFIKDNDVKMVDVRFCDLPGVMQHFTIPATAFDPSEELAFDGSSIRGFQAIHESDMALRADLSTARVDPFRRDKTLNINFFIHDPITGEQYSRDPRNIAKKAEAYLASTGIADTAYFGPEAEFYVFDSVRFETSANQGFYHIDSEAGAWNTGAEENNRGYKVRYKGGYFPAPPVDHFADLRSEISLELENVGLQVERQHHEVGTAGQAEINYKFNTLLAAADDLMLFKYIVKNVAWRNGKTATFMPKPIFGDNGSGMHVHQSLWSNGDPLFYDETGYAGLSDTARYYIGGILKHAPSLLAFTNPTVNSYHRLVPGFEAPVNMVYSQRNRSAAMRIPITGSNPKAKRVEFRAPDPSSNPYLAFSALLLAGLDGIKNKIEPAEPIDKDLYELAPEEHANVQQVPTNLEAVLNALEDDNEYLQAGGVFTSDLIETWIDYKRTNEIAPIQLRPHPHEFELYFDL; encoded by the coding sequence ATGTCCCAGAACGGCTTCCAGAACGCCGACGAGGTCCAGAAGTTCATCAAGGACAACGACGTCAAGATGGTCGACGTCCGGTTCTGCGACCTCCCGGGTGTGATGCAGCACTTCACGATCCCGGCGACGGCCTTCGACCCGTCCGAGGAGCTCGCCTTCGACGGCTCGTCGATCCGCGGTTTCCAGGCCATCCACGAGTCCGACATGGCGCTCCGCGCCGACCTGTCGACGGCCCGCGTGGACCCCTTCCGTCGCGACAAGACGCTGAACATCAACTTCTTCATCCACGACCCGATCACGGGCGAGCAGTACAGCCGTGACCCGCGGAACATCGCGAAGAAGGCCGAGGCGTACCTCGCCTCCACCGGCATCGCCGACACCGCCTACTTCGGCCCCGAGGCCGAGTTCTACGTGTTCGACTCGGTCCGCTTCGAGACCTCCGCGAACCAGGGCTTCTACCACATCGACTCCGAGGCCGGCGCCTGGAACACCGGTGCGGAGGAGAACAACCGCGGCTACAAGGTCCGCTACAAGGGCGGCTACTTCCCGGCCCCGCCGGTCGACCACTTCGCCGACCTGCGCTCGGAGATCTCCCTGGAGCTGGAGAACGTCGGCCTGCAGGTCGAGCGCCAGCACCACGAGGTCGGCACCGCCGGCCAGGCCGAGATCAACTACAAGTTCAACACGCTGCTCGCCGCGGCCGACGACCTGATGCTCTTCAAGTACATCGTGAAGAACGTCGCCTGGCGCAACGGCAAGACCGCGACCTTCATGCCGAAGCCGATCTTCGGCGACAACGGCTCGGGCATGCACGTCCACCAGTCGCTGTGGTCGAACGGCGACCCGCTGTTCTACGACGAGACGGGCTACGCGGGCCTCTCGGACACCGCCCGCTACTACATCGGCGGCATCCTCAAGCACGCCCCGTCGCTGCTCGCCTTCACCAACCCGACGGTGAACTCGTACCACCGCCTGGTCCCGGGCTTCGAGGCCCCGGTCAACATGGTGTACTCGCAGCGCAACCGCTCCGCCGCCATGCGCATCCCGATCACGGGCTCGAACCCGAAGGCCAAGCGCGTCGAGTTCCGCGCGCCGGACCCGTCCTCGAACCCGTACCTCGCCTTCTCGGCGCTGCTCCTCGCGGGCCTCGACGGCATCAAGAACAAGATCGAGCCGGCGGAGCCGATCGACAAGGACCTCTACGAGCTCGCTCCCGAGGAGCACGCGAACGTCCAGCAGGTCCCGACCAACCTGGAGGCCGTCCTCAACGCCCTCGAGGACGACAACGAGTACCTGCAGGCCGGCGGCGTCTTCACCTCGGACCTCATCGAGACCTGGATCGACTACAAGCGCACCAACGAGATCGCCCCGATCCAGCTGCGCCCGCACCCGCACGAGTTCGAGCTCTACTTCGACCTCTAA
- a CDS encoding tRNA-dependent cyclodipeptide synthase, which translates to MTQAAFAPAETLRLKPYTDHCRVIADEGAHVVIGVSPGNSYFTAQRLRELTRWGLDHFDQVDLVYTDLHVADMYEALGYGADEARRKAVKNLRGVRAKVGAAVAEADPTGVRVRARGMSEFGDVPAYRELHRTVLDAVAADPVVRETCDALTGIFLAGKLAPGQVTDERQREVCRAYICAEVPLFLDTPAILGVPSSLNCYHQALPLADLLYGRGSGLRASRNQGHGILTPVETAAETTVEGAA; encoded by the coding sequence GTGACTCAGGCGGCTTTCGCCCCTGCAGAGACGCTCCGACTCAAGCCGTACACCGATCACTGCCGCGTCATCGCCGACGAGGGCGCGCACGTGGTCATCGGCGTCTCCCCGGGGAACAGTTATTTCACCGCCCAGCGGCTGCGCGAGCTGACGCGCTGGGGCTTGGACCACTTCGATCAGGTCGATCTCGTCTACACCGATCTGCATGTCGCCGACATGTACGAGGCGCTGGGGTACGGGGCCGACGAGGCGCGGCGGAAGGCCGTCAAGAACCTGCGGGGGGTGCGGGCCAAGGTCGGGGCGGCCGTGGCGGAGGCCGATCCCACGGGCGTGCGGGTACGGGCCCGCGGGATGTCGGAGTTCGGGGACGTCCCGGCCTACCGCGAGCTGCACCGCACGGTGCTCGACGCGGTGGCGGCGGACCCGGTGGTGCGGGAGACCTGCGATGCGCTGACCGGGATCTTCCTGGCCGGGAAGCTGGCGCCGGGGCAGGTGACCGACGAGCGGCAGCGGGAGGTGTGCCGGGCGTACATCTGCGCCGAGGTGCCGCTGTTCCTGGACACGCCCGCGATCCTCGGGGTGCCGTCCTCGCTCAACTGCTACCACCAGGCACTGCCGCTGGCCGATCTGCTGTACGGGCGGGGGTCCGGGCTCCGGGCCTCGCGCAACCAGGGCCACGGCATCCTCACCCCCGTCGAAACCGCCGCCGAGACGACCGTTGAAGGAGCCGCGTGA
- a CDS encoding cytochrome P450: MSVAVETLPAFPFDWDGTRLPSEVAALRTEPVRKVRTIAGAEAWLISSYELCKQVLEDPRFSLKDTSAPGAPRQYALTIPPHVVNNMGNITGAGLRKAVMKAINPKAPGLEEWLRARAGSLVDALVAEGAPGELRGGYADPYSAGLHCRMLGIPEEDGPRLLRSLDVAFMNAPREIEAARLNWDRDITYMTERLDDPATGGLMAELAALREDPDYAHLTDEMLATVGVTLFGAGVISTAGFLTMALVSVLTRPDVREALTAGGAHGVSGAMDELLRVNLSIGDGLPRLALEDVRLGDVDVRAGELVLVLVEAANHDPERFPDPLAFRPDRENAAEHLSFGGGRHYCPATALGKRHAEIALETLLDRLPELRLAVPVEQLVWRTNFMKRLPERLPVAW, translated from the coding sequence ATGAGCGTCGCCGTCGAGACCCTGCCTGCCTTCCCCTTCGACTGGGACGGGACCCGGCTGCCCTCCGAGGTCGCCGCGCTGCGCACCGAACCGGTCCGGAAGGTCCGCACGATCGCCGGGGCCGAGGCCTGGCTGATCTCCTCGTACGAGCTGTGCAAGCAGGTCCTGGAGGACCCGAGGTTCAGCCTGAAGGACACCTCGGCGCCGGGAGCGCCCCGGCAGTACGCGCTGACGATCCCGCCGCACGTGGTGAACAACATGGGCAACATCACCGGGGCCGGGCTGCGCAAGGCCGTCATGAAGGCGATCAACCCGAAGGCGCCCGGCCTGGAGGAGTGGCTGCGGGCGCGGGCCGGGTCCCTGGTGGACGCGCTGGTCGCCGAGGGGGCGCCCGGGGAGCTGCGGGGCGGCTATGCCGATCCGTACTCGGCGGGGCTGCACTGCCGGATGCTGGGCATCCCGGAGGAGGACGGGCCGCGGCTGCTGCGCAGCCTGGACGTGGCCTTCATGAACGCACCGCGCGAGATCGAGGCGGCCCGGCTCAACTGGGACCGGGACATCACCTACATGACCGAGCGCCTGGACGATCCGGCGACGGGCGGGCTGATGGCGGAGCTCGCGGCGCTGCGCGAGGACCCCGACTACGCGCATCTGACGGACGAGATGCTGGCGACGGTCGGCGTGACCCTCTTCGGGGCCGGGGTGATCTCCACCGCCGGGTTCCTGACGATGGCGCTGGTGTCCGTACTGACCCGGCCGGACGTGCGGGAGGCCCTGACCGCCGGCGGCGCGCACGGGGTCTCCGGGGCGATGGACGAACTGCTGCGGGTGAACCTGTCGATCGGCGACGGGCTGCCGCGGCTCGCCCTGGAGGACGTACGGCTCGGCGACGTCGACGTACGGGCCGGTGAACTGGTCCTCGTGCTCGTGGAGGCCGCGAACCACGATCCCGAGCGCTTCCCCGACCCGCTGGCCTTCCGGCCGGACCGGGAGAACGCCGCCGAGCACCTCTCCTTCGGCGGCGGGCGGCACTACTGCCCGGCGACGGCGCTCGGCAAGCGGCACGCCGAGATCGCCCTGGAGACGCTCCTCGACCGGCTGCCGGAGCTGCGGCTCGCGGTGCCGGTCGAGCAGCTGGTGTGGCGCACCAACTTCATGAAGCGGCTCCCCGAGCGGCTGCCGGTGGCCTGGTAG